Proteins encoded in a region of the Mesoflavibacter profundi genome:
- the fabF gene encoding beta-ketoacyl-ACP synthase II: MELKRVVVTGLGALTPIGNTKDEYWNGLVNGKSGAAPITYFDTEKFKTNFACELKNFVATDFLDRKEARKMDRFTQYAMVASDEAIADSNLDLDKVNKLRVGVVWGAGIGGLETFQNEVLNYANGDGTPRFNPFFIPKMIADIAPGNISIKNGFMGPNYTTVSACASSANALIDALNYIRLGHCDVIVTGGSEAAVTIAGMGGFNAMHALSTRNESPESASRPFDATRDGFVLGEGAGALILEEYEHAKARGAKIYAEVLGGGLSSDAHHMTAPHPDGIGVIAVMKNCLENAGLKPEDVDHINTHGTSTPLGDVAELKAIKAVFGDHAKNININSTKSMTGHLLGAAGAIEAIASILAMENGIVPPTINHTTVDENIDPELNLTLNTPQKRDIKVAMSNTFGFGGHNACVLFKKLD, translated from the coding sequence ATGGAACTTAAGCGAGTAGTAGTTACAGGTTTAGGAGCGTTAACACCAATTGGTAATACTAAAGACGAGTACTGGAATGGTCTTGTTAATGGTAAAAGCGGTGCTGCGCCTATTACATATTTTGATACCGAAAAATTCAAAACTAACTTTGCTTGCGAGTTAAAAAACTTCGTGGCAACAGATTTTCTTGATAGAAAAGAAGCACGAAAAATGGATAGGTTTACACAGTACGCAATGGTCGCGTCAGACGAGGCTATTGCGGACTCAAACCTTGATTTAGACAAGGTCAACAAACTTAGAGTTGGCGTTGTTTGGGGCGCAGGAATAGGTGGTTTAGAAACATTCCAAAACGAAGTGTTAAATTACGCGAACGGAGATGGAACACCTAGATTTAACCCTTTCTTTATCCCTAAAATGATTGCAGATATTGCTCCAGGTAACATTTCTATAAAAAATGGATTTATGGGACCTAACTACACTACTGTATCTGCTTGCGCATCTTCTGCAAATGCATTAATAGATGCCTTAAACTACATACGTTTAGGTCACTGTGATGTAATTGTAACTGGTGGTAGTGAAGCTGCTGTAACAATCGCAGGAATGGGCGGATTTAATGCTATGCATGCCTTATCTACAAGAAACGAAAGTCCAGAATCAGCATCAAGACCATTTGATGCAACTAGAGATGGATTTGTTTTAGGTGAAGGTGCAGGCGCATTAATATTAGAAGAATATGAACATGCTAAAGCAAGAGGCGCTAAAATATATGCCGAAGTACTTGGTGGAGGATTATCTTCAGACGCGCATCACATGACTGCTCCTCATCCAGATGGAATAGGAGTAATAGCAGTTATGAAAAACTGTCTTGAAAACGCAGGTTTAAAACCAGAAGATGTAGATCATATTAATACTCATGGTACATCTACTCCATTAGGTGATGTAGCCGAGTTAAAAGCAATTAAAGCTGTTTTTGGTGATCATGCTAAGAACATTAATATTAACTCGACTAAATCCATGACAGGCCATTTATTAGGTGCTGCAGGAGCTATAGAAGCTATTGCATCTATTTTGGCAATGGAAAATGGAATTGTACCGCCAACAATTAATCACACTACGGTTGACGAAAACATTGACCCAGAACTAAACCTAACACTTAATACACCTCAAAAAAGAGACATAAAAGTAGCTATGAGTAATACTTTTGGCTTTGGAGGTCACAACGCGTGCGTTTTATTTAAGAAATTAGATTAG
- the rnc gene encoding ribonuclease III encodes MRSLKNIFNSRSKDKGEFFTALTKILNFKPKTLKHYKTAFTHRSMNIKNSKGHIVNYERLEFLGDAMLSAVIAHYLYTEVPSGDEGYLTKMRSKVVSREHLNELGKDLGLIKLVKSKIPKGQFGDNIHGNLFEALVGAIYLDKGYAACEKFIENRIIGPYIDIEKLEGKVISYKSLLIEWCQKEKKHFDYNVYEDTGNSDVKHFSVKLSLDHKVVAKARATSKKKAEEKASKRAYFAFQKEISKATIL; translated from the coding sequence ATGAGAAGCCTTAAAAACATATTTAATTCCCGGTCTAAAGACAAAGGGGAATTTTTTACGGCTCTTACCAAAATATTAAACTTTAAGCCAAAGACATTAAAGCACTATAAAACTGCCTTTACGCATCGTTCTATGAACATAAAGAACAGTAAAGGTCACATTGTTAATTACGAAAGATTAGAGTTTTTAGGTGATGCAATGCTTAGTGCCGTAATAGCTCATTATTTGTACACAGAAGTTCCTAGTGGAGATGAAGGCTATCTAACAAAAATGCGATCTAAAGTAGTAAGTAGAGAACATTTAAATGAGCTAGGTAAAGATTTAGGCTTGATAAAATTGGTAAAAAGTAAAATACCAAAAGGTCAGTTTGGAGATAATATTCATGGTAATCTTTTTGAAGCATTAGTAGGAGCAATTTATCTTGATAAAGGATATGCTGCTTGCGAAAAGTTTATCGAAAATAGAATTATAGGTCCCTATATTGATATAGAAAAACTAGAAGGAAAAGTAATAAGTTACAAAAGCTTATTAATAGAATGGTGTCAAAAAGAAAAAAAACATTTTGACTATAATGTTTATGAAGATACCGGTAATAGTGATGTTAAACATTTTTCTGTTAAACTATCCTTAGATCATAAAGTTGTAGCAAAAGCGCGAGCAACATCAAAGAAAAAAGCAGAAGAAAAAGCATCTAAAAGAGCCTATTTTGCATTTCAAAAAGAAATCTCTAAAGCAACAATTTTATAA
- a CDS encoding IPExxxVDY family protein — MAVKKLLLDDFFEEEQYILIGIHCTLEDYRLAFLINQVLDIRLKRKQEDVKFSKDNSSFSLYEFNQEKQHIIYYLVANSCKVKQDQQQDINSLFSNEAFLTTNKYLLPEFKKVNYLLKVETEFPLNKEKLILNKLLKIPQIVTAYSIDVDNLKTKNNLIFN, encoded by the coding sequence ATGGCTGTTAAAAAATTATTGTTAGACGATTTTTTTGAAGAAGAGCAATACATACTAATAGGTATACACTGTACTTTAGAAGATTATCGATTAGCTTTTTTAATCAACCAAGTTTTAGATATTAGATTAAAACGAAAGCAAGAAGATGTAAAATTTTCTAAAGATAATTCTAGCTTTTCATTGTATGAGTTTAATCAAGAAAAGCAACACATTATTTATTATCTAGTTGCAAATTCTTGTAAGGTAAAGCAAGACCAACAACAGGATATAAACTCGCTGTTTTCTAACGAAGCATTTCTAACAACAAACAAATATTTGTTACCAGAATTTAAAAAAGTTAACTATCTACTAAAAGTAGAAACAGAGTTTCCTTTAAATAAAGAAAAACTCATACTAAACAAACTATTAAAAATACCACAAATTGTTACAGCATATAGTATTGATGTAGACAATTTAAAAACTAAAAACAACTTAATATTCAACTAA
- the pyk gene encoding pyruvate kinase — translation MPTRKKTKIVATLGPATSSKEVLKGMLDEGANVFRINFSHADYKDVEERVQMIRELNEEFGYNASILADLQGPKLRVGVMKQEVIVNPGDQIIFATGKRFEGTKERVYMTYDNFPQDAKPGERILLDDGKLIFEVVSTDKKKEVVAKVIQGGPLKSKKGVNLPNTNISQPALTEKDVEDAIFACKLGVDWIALSFVRHAEDLMELEELIKKHSDHKIPIIAKIEKPEGVANIDKIVAYCDGLMVARGDLGVEIPAEEVPLVQKQLVLRAKKARIPVIIATQMMETMINSLTPTRAEVNDVANSVMDGADAVMLSGETSVGQYPVQVIRQMSNIIKSVEGSDLIQVPQSPPHIRTKRYITKSICYHAAHMANEIDAKAISTLTNSGYTAFQISAWRPNAHILVFTSNQRILTQLSLLWGVTAFYYDKYVSTDETIEDVNAIACQKGFLEVGDMLISLAAMPIQDKGMVNTLRVTEITSCSF, via the coding sequence ATGCCAACAAGAAAAAAGACCAAAATAGTTGCAACCTTAGGACCAGCAACAAGTAGTAAAGAGGTATTAAAAGGAATGTTAGACGAAGGCGCTAACGTATTTAGAATTAACTTCTCTCATGCAGATTATAAAGACGTAGAAGAACGCGTACAGATGATACGCGAATTAAACGAAGAGTTTGGTTATAATGCTTCAATATTAGCAGATTTACAAGGACCAAAACTACGTGTTGGAGTAATGAAGCAAGAAGTAATTGTAAATCCAGGAGACCAAATAATATTTGCAACAGGTAAACGCTTTGAAGGAACAAAAGAAAGAGTTTACATGACTTACGATAATTTTCCTCAAGATGCAAAACCAGGAGAACGCATACTTTTAGACGATGGTAAGTTAATATTTGAAGTTGTATCTACAGACAAGAAGAAAGAAGTTGTAGCCAAAGTAATACAAGGTGGACCATTAAAATCTAAAAAAGGAGTAAATCTGCCTAATACCAATATATCTCAACCTGCATTAACAGAAAAAGACGTAGAAGATGCAATTTTTGCATGTAAACTAGGTGTAGATTGGATTGCCTTATCCTTTGTTAGACATGCAGAAGATTTAATGGAGCTTGAAGAATTAATTAAAAAGCATAGCGACCATAAAATCCCAATTATTGCAAAAATAGAAAAACCAGAAGGCGTAGCTAATATTGATAAAATAGTAGCTTATTGTGATGGATTAATGGTTGCACGTGGTGACTTAGGTGTAGAAATCCCTGCAGAAGAAGTACCATTAGTACAAAAGCAACTTGTATTAAGAGCAAAAAAAGCAAGAATACCAGTAATCATAGCAACACAAATGATGGAAACTATGATCAACAGTTTAACACCAACTAGAGCAGAAGTAAACGATGTTGCAAACTCTGTAATGGATGGTGCAGATGCAGTAATGCTTTCTGGAGAAACAAGTGTAGGACAATATCCAGTACAAGTAATTAGACAAATGTCTAACATTATAAAAAGTGTAGAAGGATCTGATTTAATACAAGTACCGCAATCGCCACCACATATTAGAACAAAAAGGTATATAACAAAGTCTATATGTTATCACGCAGCTCATATGGCAAACGAGATTGATGCAAAAGCCATTTCAACATTAACAAATAGTGGTTATACTGCATTCCAAATATCTGCTTGGCGACCAAATGCTCATATTTTAGTCTTTACATCAAACCAACGTATATTAACTCAATTAAGTTTACTTTGGGGCGTAACCGCTTTTTATTACGATAAATACGTAAGTACAGACGAAACTATCGAAGACGTAAACGCTATTGCATGCCAAAAAGGATTTTTAGAAGTAGGCGATATGTTAATAAGTCTTGCAGCGATGCCAATTCAAGATAAAGGAATGGTAAACACATTAAGAGTAACAGAAATTACTAGCTGTAGTTTTTAA
- the dinB gene encoding DNA polymerase IV: protein MSSDLPIRKIIHVDMDAFYASVAQMDNPDLKGKPIAVGGGGIRGVISAASYEARKFGVKSAMSGQLAKKLCPELIFVKSDFDRYKTISNKIRAIFLDYTDLVEPLSLDEAYLDVTENKKGNPSASLIAEEIRNRIYNEVGLTASAGISINKFVAKVASDYNKPNGQKTVNPEEVLDFLEALDIRKFYGIGKVTAEKMYQKGIFTGKDLKSKTIEYLEQNFGKSGTYYYHIVRGIQHSQVKPNRIRKSLAAERTFSKNLSSEIFMLEKLDHIAEEVAKRLSKNKVAGKTVTLKIKYSDFTLQTRSKTLPYFFADKAVILETAKELLYQEKLNNSVRLLGISLSNLNTETKPKKVLNKQSVSVQLQFKF from the coding sequence ATGTCAAGTGATTTACCAATTAGAAAAATTATTCATGTAGATATGGATGCATTTTACGCATCTGTAGCGCAAATGGATAATCCTGATCTAAAAGGTAAACCTATTGCTGTTGGTGGCGGCGGAATTAGAGGTGTAATTAGCGCAGCAAGTTATGAAGCAAGAAAATTTGGAGTAAAAAGTGCTATGTCTGGACAATTAGCCAAAAAGCTTTGTCCTGAATTAATTTTTGTAAAATCAGATTTTGATAGATATAAAACCATTTCTAATAAAATTAGAGCTATTTTTTTAGATTATACAGACTTAGTAGAACCGTTATCTTTAGATGAAGCGTATCTTGATGTTACAGAGAATAAAAAAGGAAATCCTAGCGCATCTTTAATTGCTGAAGAAATTAGAAATCGAATTTATAATGAGGTTGGTTTAACAGCTTCTGCTGGAATTAGTATTAACAAATTTGTTGCTAAAGTTGCTAGCGATTACAATAAACCTAACGGACAAAAAACAGTTAATCCTGAAGAAGTTTTAGACTTTTTAGAAGCTTTAGATATTAGAAAATTTTATGGTATTGGTAAAGTTACTGCCGAAAAAATGTACCAAAAAGGCATCTTTACTGGTAAAGATTTAAAATCAAAAACTATTGAATATCTAGAACAAAACTTTGGTAAATCTGGCACTTACTATTATCACATTGTAAGAGGTATACAGCATAGTCAAGTTAAACCAAATCGCATAAGAAAAAGTCTAGCTGCAGAACGTACGTTTAGTAAAAACTTATCTTCTGAAATATTTATGCTAGAAAAATTAGATCATATTGCTGAAGAAGTTGCTAAACGATTATCTAAAAACAAAGTTGCGGGTAAAACCGTGACTTTAAAAATAAAGTATAGCGATTTTACCTTACAAACTAGAAGTAAAACTTTACCCTATTTTTTTGCTGATAAAGCGGTGATTTTAGAGACTGCTAAAGAATTACTATACCAAGAAAAGTTAAACAATTCTGTGCGTTTATTAGGTATTTCTTTATCTAATTTGAATACTGAGACTAAGCCTAAAAAAGTACTAAATAAACAATCTGTAAGTGTGCAATTACAGTTTAAGTTTTAA